The following coding sequences lie in one Paenibacillus durus ATCC 35681 genomic window:
- a CDS encoding DUF4240 domain-containing protein has product MTTKYFWELIANSKKHGAEQVEWLIQELVKKENEEILEFEIKFRNKLEQSYTSSLWGAAFVIMGGCSDDGFDYFRGWLISRGEEVFNQAINNPEFLAEYLTEDNLQEDEFAPQLEEILSVSSDAYTYQKTGTFEYNEDTYTDFFNELEARGYTFEPIDIKLDWEEEDLEERYPLLWDRFGENPLT; this is encoded by the coding sequence ATGACGACTAAATACTTCTGGGAATTAATAGCTAATTCAAAAAAGCACGGTGCAGAACAAGTAGAATGGTTAATCCAAGAATTGGTAAAGAAAGAGAATGAAGAGATCCTTGAATTCGAAATAAAGTTTAGGAATAAGTTGGAACAATCATATACATCTTCATTATGGGGTGCAGCTTTTGTAATAATGGGAGGATGTTCAGATGATGGATTTGATTACTTCAGGGGTTGGCTAATCTCCCGAGGAGAAGAAGTATTCAATCAGGCAATAAATAATCCTGAATTTCTAGCCGAATATTTGACGGAAGATAATTTACAAGAAGATGAATTTGCACCCCAGTTGGAAGAAATATTATCAGTGTCTTCAGATGCGTACACTTATCAAAAAACCGGTACGTTCGAGTATAACGAGGATACTTACACAGATTTTTTTAATGAATTAGAAGCTCGAGGTTATACATTTGAACCAATAGATATTAAATTAGATTGGGAGGAAGAAGACCTAGAGGAAAGGTATCCTTTATTATGGGATAGATTTGGAGAGAATCCACTAACCTAG
- a CDS encoding NUDIX hydrolase translates to MNRIDVAYSIITKENKTKILMVKNKDDNNWTLPGGAVEKGETLKQAAIREAKEETGYEVNVFGIVAVNECIFEDRQEHAVFFTFNGEIINGHERVERPDEITEITWKDINEAEQLMPYYEEGIRILINKNLEIPYTDQGRR, encoded by the coding sequence TTGAATAGAATTGATGTAGCCTACTCAATAATAACTAAAGAAAACAAAACTAAAATCTTGATGGTAAAGAACAAAGACGATAATAATTGGACCTTACCAGGAGGAGCGGTAGAAAAAGGAGAAACACTAAAACAAGCTGCAATTAGAGAGGCGAAAGAAGAAACTGGATATGAAGTGAATGTATTCGGCATAGTTGCAGTTAATGAATGCATTTTTGAAGATAGGCAGGAACATGCTGTGTTTTTTACTTTTAACGGCGAGATTATAAATGGTCATGAACGGGTCGAAAGACCAGATGAAATAACTGAGATAACATGGAAAGACATTAATGAAGCAGAACAATTAATGCCGTATTATGAAGAAGGAATAAGAATACTAATAAATAAAAACTTAGAAATACCATATACTGATCAAGGAAGAAGATAA
- a CDS encoding toll/interleukin-1 receptor domain-containing protein, with the protein MPSIFLSHTSFDKPFVEKLARDLKRIGVNVWFDKWEIKIGDSITWKIEDGIRENEYLGIILSPESLKSEWVRSELGAAWVKQMQQKKVFVLPIYYRECEIPYFLADRRFADFRNDYENGFNELAAIFGIEETETITQDNWRKFTKYRKVDWKQYKIREFEELVTTLVDRAKDFNWSAWVGGTGNEFSITLSTYNKQARKSVSIKLVGVSNSYMASFKDETNPNNLKVSDFDIYIGNSVNSCDEYVWRIMDDFNRSYGKPTKDAYYFTERFSRGDEIYDTAKEIVKKFNWYKGENLF; encoded by the coding sequence ATGCCTAGTATTTTTTTAAGCCATACTAGTTTTGATAAACCCTTTGTAGAAAAATTAGCAAGAGATTTAAAACGAATTGGGGTAAATGTATGGTTTGATAAGTGGGAGATTAAGATAGGTGATTCAATAACATGGAAGATTGAAGATGGAATACGTGAGAATGAGTATCTGGGGATTATACTTTCCCCAGAGTCTTTAAAGTCAGAATGGGTAAGGAGCGAATTAGGAGCAGCATGGGTAAAACAGATGCAGCAGAAGAAGGTGTTTGTATTACCAATATATTATAGAGAGTGTGAAATTCCATATTTCTTAGCTGATAGAAGATTTGCAGATTTTAGAAACGATTATGAAAATGGTTTTAATGAACTAGCGGCTATCTTCGGAATAGAAGAAACAGAAACAATTACTCAAGATAATTGGAGGAAATTCACTAAGTATAGAAAAGTTGATTGGAAACAATATAAGATAAGGGAATTTGAAGAGTTAGTCACTACTCTTGTCGATAGAGCGAAAGATTTCAATTGGAGCGCATGGGTAGGTGGAACAGGAAATGAGTTTTCAATTACACTCAGTACTTATAATAAACAGGCTAGAAAATCTGTATCAATAAAGCTTGTTGGTGTGAGTAACTCATATATGGCTTCTTTTAAGGATGAAACAAATCCAAATAATTTAAAAGTCAGTGATTTTGATATTTATATTGGAAATTCAGTGAATTCATGTGATGAGTATGTTTGGAGAATTATGGATGATTTTAACAGGAGTTATGGGAAACCAACTAAAGATGCATATTATTTTACAGAGAGATTTTCTAGAGGAGACGAAATATATGATACTGCTAAAGAGATTGTAAAAAAATTCAACTGGTATAAGGGAGAAAATCTCTTCTAA
- a CDS encoding helix-turn-helix domain-containing protein has product MISYKPFQKLLIDREIKKQDLLKMTGISSATMAKLNTNEYVSLEVIDKLCTALGCQPGDLLEHIAE; this is encoded by the coding sequence ATGATTAGTTACAAACCTTTTCAAAAATTGTTGATTGACAGGGAAATTAAGAAGCAGGATTTGTTGAAAATGACGGGGATTTCGTCTGCTACAATGGCGAAGCTCAATACAAATGAATATGTCTCCCTAGAGGTGATTGATAAATTATGTACGGCTTTAGGTTGTCAGCCTGGAGATTTATTGGAACACATAGCGGAATAA
- a CDS encoding DUF4145 domain-containing protein, protein MEIINESNIVKTIKIDEFSLPESVDFTCGFCSRLVNYYLDWNEYNGRVMFTTSRCSGCGGMSKFYLVEFMENSDDYYEGILYISPGSNRRKPIKGIESYPEFNKGLVRAYNSTINVFNLGEWTATSILCRRLLEGITKSILPETEQYRPLARQLEILPNKVDLDKPILTLAHAIRIGGNLGAHFDLEKEPNYETSKYMVDLLEYLIEYLFILPHRIKELNEHIENLKNEKIDSNP, encoded by the coding sequence ATGGAGATTATTAATGAAAGTAATATTGTAAAAACAATTAAAATAGATGAATTCTCTCTCCCTGAGTCTGTAGACTTCACTTGTGGATTCTGTTCAAGACTAGTTAATTATTATTTAGATTGGAATGAGTATAATGGTAGAGTTATGTTTACAACTTCGCGATGCTCTGGTTGCGGAGGAATGTCTAAATTTTATCTAGTAGAATTTATGGAAAACTCTGATGATTATTACGAGGGAATCTTATATATTTCTCCTGGTTCTAATAGACGTAAACCAATAAAAGGAATTGAATCTTACCCTGAATTTAATAAAGGATTAGTCAGAGCATATAATTCAACAATCAATGTGTTCAATTTAGGGGAGTGGACAGCTACATCTATTTTGTGTAGAAGACTACTAGAAGGTATTACTAAGTCAATTTTACCTGAAACCGAACAATATAGACCATTGGCTAGACAACTTGAGATATTGCCTAATAAAGTAGATCTTGACAAACCAATACTAACCCTCGCACATGCAATAAGAATTGGAGGGAATTTAGGAGCACACTTTGATTTAGAGAAAGAACCCAATTATGAAACCTCAAAATATATGGTAGATTTGCTTGAGTACTTAATAGAGTATTTGTTTATTCTTCCGCATAGAATAAAAGAGCTTAATGAACATATAGAAAATCTTAAAAATGAAAAAATAGATAGTAATCCATAG